CGCTTGCAGTATTGCTCTGGTGACGCCGCTTCGTGACGGGATGAATCTTGTTGCCAAAGAATACTGTGCCGCCAATGTGGAGCGTACGGGAGTACTGGTGCTCAGTGAGTTTGCCGGTGCTGCCGCACAGCTTAGAAATGGGGCTATACTGGTGAATCCTTTTGATGTAGAAGGTGTTGCTGCTGCTATTCATCAGGCATATACGATGGAGAAAAAGATGCGGCAAAGACGAATGGACAGAATGCGGGAATCAATCCGCAAAAACGACATTTTTAAATGGGTAGACAGCTTTTTTGCATCTGCTTTTGCAAAGTAGCGCTGCCTGTCTGGATATACACTCATGGCATTGGATATTAAGCAAGGACCTCGCGCAAAAAAGAGTTTGGGGCAGAACTTTTTGCAGGATAAAAATACGGCTAACCGTATTGTTGATGCGCTTCACATAGAAGCAGAAGACTATGTTATTGAAATTGGCCCGGGCCCGGGTGCGCTGACACATCTTATTCATGACCGTAAACCGGCATGGTTCACGATTCTTGAAAAAGATCACCATTGGGCACACGAGCATAAGCGCCAACCGCCTGCCGGTAATCCTGCGTTGCAGGTTGTGCTTACAGATGCCTTGTTGTTTCCGTGGGAGAACTTAACTCCTGAAAAGCCGTGGAAGGTTATTGGTAATCTGCCTTACAATGTTGCTTCTCCACTTATGTGGGATATTTTAAGTAAGGCTTCCGGCTTAAGACGTGCTGTTTTTATGATTCAAAAAGAAGTAGGGGACAGAATTGTTGCTACCCCTTCTTCCAAACAGTATGGGGCATTGTCTGTTTGGTTACAGAGTTTTTGTAAGCCAAGACGGGAGTTTATCGTTCCTCCGGGGGTGTTTATTCCGCGTCCCAAGGTGGATTCTGCTGTTTTGAGTTTTGTGCCGACTCCTGCCGAAGAACGTGATTTTGACCCAGAAGCTCTTTCTTGGTTACTTAAAGTGACTTTTCAACAGCGTCGAAAGCAATTGCAGAAGATTTTAAAGGGTTGTGTAGCTTCAGGTGCTGAAAAAGCCCTTGAAAATGCCGGCGTGCAAGGATCTGCAAGGCCTGAGACGCTTACAACTCGTCAGTTTCAATTGCTGGCAGATGGTTTGAAAAGCTGCCCAAAAAAGTAGGAAAGCCCTGTTTTCAAGGCTTTAAGAGCGTATAAACCGTTGCATATGCTGCATTCATCTGGTATCGACTAACAAGTTTGGGCTTATATCTCAACTAACAGTAATATTTTTGTAGCTAGAGTGTGTGCGCTTTGGCAAAATGTATTGCAATTCCCAGAGAGGAGGACGTGGCCGTGACCAAGGCGGAACTCGTAGAACGAATTGCTGAGAAAGCAAATCTTACTAAAGCAAATGCAGAACGCTCCCTGAACGCATTTCTTGAATCTGTGCAGGATGTTCTTGTGGCTGAAGGTAAACTGACTTTGACCGGTTTTGGCACTTTCGTTGTTGAAGAGCGTAAAGAACGCTTGGGACGCAACCCGCAGAGCGGTGAGCCAATTATCATTCCAGAAACTAAAGTAGTTAAATTCCGCCCGGGAAAACTGCTTAAAGAAGCTGTTAAGTAGTAGGAGACCGTTATGCTGCATGGCGAAACTCTGCACAGTGCATTGCCTCAGGATATTCCTTGGTGGATGCCTGACCACTTCGTATTCTTCGGAGCACTCTACGCTGTTCTGTTCGTAATTCTTGGTGGACTGGGTTACGTAATTCTTAAGTCCGCTCTTCATGCTAGACATGAAAGTTCCGGACACAGTCACTAATTTTTCGTTTGTTAAAAAAAGCCTACTGTTCTCAGTAGGCTTTTTTTATGTGTAATATGTAAAAAATAACTTGCAAAAAAACAAATCAGGCCGTAAATTACGCTCTTGTCTTGAGCATGCTTGTGCTTGAGGTATTAAGTAATGAAGGTGGTGATATTTCATGCCAGGCGTATATCTCGATGATGGTGATTACAACTTCGACATCGCGCTTCGACGCTTTAAAAAGCAGGTAGAAAAGGCAGGCATTCTTTCAGAAATGAAAAAACGTCAGCATTTCGAAAAACCTAGCGTAATGCGTAAGAAGAAGAAAGCAGCTGCCCGTAAACGTCTTCTTAAGAAGATGAGAAAGATGAACCAGTACTAGTACTGCGTTTACCGCTACGGCGGGTGCATCTATAGATGCTTCTTGGCGGGGATTCGTTATCGGATCCCCGCATTATTCTATGCAAAAATTACATAAGAGTGACAGCATGAGCCTTATTCAGCAGATCGATAAAGATTACATTACTGCCTATAAAGCCAAGGAGCAAGTTGCACTTGGTGTACTGCGTCATCTGAAAACTGCTGCGAAAAACATGCAGATTGACCTCAAGCGTGAACTTAATGATGAGGAAATGCTTGATGTTGTGATGAAGCAGGCGAAACAGCGTCAGGACTCTATTGAACAGTTCCGTGCGGCAAATCGTGAAGACCTTGTTGCAGTCGAAGCTGCAGAACTCGAAGTTTTGCAGACTTACTTGCCAAGCCAGCTTTCCGATGAAGAACTTGAAGAACTTGTTACCAAAACCGTAGAAGAAACCGGTGCAGCCGGTATGAAAGATATGGGTAAGGTAATGAATGCTATTATGGCAGAATACAAGGGTCGCGTTGACGGTAAAAAACTGAGCGCATCAGTTCGCGCAAAGCTCGCATAGTTTTATGGAGCAGCGTACTATACACAATTTAGAGTTCCGTAAGGTGCTTGGGCGCCTTGCGGACTTTGCTGTTTCGGAGGCAGGCGCGAATGCGTGTTTGTCTATTTCTCCTGTGTCTAATTATAATGATGCGCAAAAAGAAGCGCAGTTATTTAGGCAAGGACAGGAATGGATGCGTACCGTGACTGTAAAGCTCTCTTCTTTTCCTGATCTTGCAGGAATGTTCCGTTTTATTGATACCCCGACCGCAGTTCTTGATCTTGATGATCTTTGGGCACTGCGTCAGGTGCTTGTTCAGGCACGGGATCTGCGGGCTTCCATTCGTGTAAGTACAGAAGAATCACCTTGGCCGCTTTTGTTGGCTATGGTGGATAAATTTCCTTGGCCGGAGCAGTGTGCTTCCGGTCTTTCCCGTTGTGTCGGGGATGATGGTCTCATCCGTGATAACAGTACCCCTGAGCTTTTGCTAATACGTCAGGAGATTCGAAGAATCCACCAGACTTGTACTCGTAAAGCTAAGGATTTTGTTAATTCACACGGCATCCTTCAATATCTTCAGGATGAGTACATTACACTTGCAAATGATCGTTATGTGCTGCCGCTAAAAAGTAACTTTAAGGGCAGAGTGCAAGGTATCATCCATGACTATTCTCAGACTGGTGAAACCTGTTATTTCGAGCCGATGTTCCTTGTTGATCTCAACAATGAGCTTGCGGAACTGAAAAAGCAGGAGCGCGAAGAAGAGCATAGAGTCCTTGAGTTCCTGACAGGTCTCGTCCGCGCCAACTATGGTGCATTACACGGCGTGTATGATCTGATGGTTCATGTGGATGTTCTGCTCGCAAAGTGTGCTTTAGCTTCCAAATTTAATGGTGTCGCACTGGACTTTAGTAATGAAGGGAATCTGCATCTTGTTGATGCACTGCATCCATTGCTTGCCCTCGCTGAAGGTGGAGCGCTTCCTGTAACTCTTGAGCTTCAGAAAGACCAGTTTGCCCTGCTTATAAGCGGTGGAAACGCAGGTGGTAAGACGGTATGTCTTAAAACTATCGGGCTTATTGCTATCATGGCAATGAGCGGCTTGCCTGTTCCTGTGAAAGAAGGCAGCTCCATTCCATTCTGGAAAAATATTTTTGCTTTTATCGGCGATGAACAAAGTCTTGAAGAAAATGTATCTACGTTTACAGCTCAGATTGCGAATTTAGGTGCTATCTGGGATGCCGCAGACGACAGCACCCTTGTTATTCTTGATGAATTTGGTGCAGGGACTGATCCGGCACAGGGTGCGGCGCTTGCTCAGGCTGTTATCGACGAGCTGCTCGACCGTGGAGCGTATGTGTGCGCGGCAACACATTTTCCTGCGTTAAAGGCATACGCACTTTCGAACGATAAGGTTCGTGCGGCGTCTGTTCTTTTTGACCCAAGTACAAAGAAGCCTTTGTATCGTCTTGCTTATGACCAGGTGGGTGCGTCTCAGGCTCTTGATGTTGCGCGTGAACACGGTATGCCGGATTATGTGCTGCGTCGTGCAGAACAATACTTGCTCATGGACGGAGAAGATACTTCTGCGCTTATTGATCGTCTTAATACCTTGGCTGTTGAACGAGAACGCGAGGTTGCCAAGCTTGATACAGAGCGTCAGCGTCTTGAAGAACGTCGCAAAAAGCTGAGTACACGGTACGAACGAGAACGTGATAAGTTGTTTGGAGACATTCAAAAAGAAGCACAGAATGTTCTTAACGAGCTAAAGAAACAAAAAATTACGCATAAGCAGGCTCTGAAAGAATTGGCAAAAACTCGCCAAAAGCTTGTTGAAGCAGATAAGGCCGGTCAGCCGACAGTGGAAGCGTTAGCTCCGCAGGAAATTAAGCCGGGTCAGACATTAAAATACAATCCTTGGAAAAAATCAGGGGTTGTAGAAGAAATTGATGATAAACGTGGAAAAGTGAAGATTAACCTTTCCGGCGTTGCTATGTGGGTGAATTTACAAGATGTTTCCTTTGCTGAAGAAGAAAATAAAACTGTTCAAGCCTCGCGTACTACAGTAAAAGCAGAACGTAAAACATCTTTTAGGGTTGACTTACGTGGAAAGCGTGCTGATGTAGCTATAAGTGAACTTGACTCTTTTATTGATAAGGCTCTTTTGAGCAATATTGAAGAGCTTGAAGTAGTGCACGGAAAGGGTACAGGCGCATTGCGTCGTGAGATTCATTCTTATCTTAAAAATGCTCCTGCCGTTGCTTCATTCCGTCTTGCACCTGCCGATCTTGGTGGTGACGGAATGACTATCGTTGAATTACGATAATGTCTTCTGGGTATCGTAACGATTCTGGATCAGCTATGACAACAAGCGGTTTTTCTGCTGTAAAAGAAATTAAAGCCCGTCTGAATATTGCTGACGTTGCACGTCGCTACATGGAGTTGCGACATGCTGGTGGCAGGTGGATGGGGCTTTGCCCTTTTCATCAGGAGAAAACACCATCATTTTCTATTAATGAAGATGAGGGTTTTTATTACTGCTTCGGATGTCAGGCTGCTGGCGATGTTATTGACTTTTTTTGTAAAGTAAACGGACTAGAGTTTCGGGAAGGACTGCAATTGCTTGCAGAAGAGACCGGAGTTCAACTTACTGAATATAAAGCAGACCCGCATGCGAAAGAAGAGCGTGATTTTAAAAGGCAGTGTTATACTATGTATGACATTGCAAAAAATCACTTTCAGCAAAATCTTTCCAAACATGATGCGCGGGAATGCAGAACGTACATTAAAGGGCGTAAACTTACGCCGGAGATTGTCGAGCGCTTTGAGCTGGGCTGGGCACCTGATTCGTGGCAATCCCTTTCAGATGCACTTGTTGCAAGGGGGATGACACAGAAGCAGGCTGCTGAGGCTGGTCTTTTGTCACGCAATGACCGTGGTCGGATGTATGATCGTTTTCGTGGAAGACTTATCTTCCCGATAAAAAATCTTTCCGGACAAGTTATCGCTTTTGGCGGTAGAATCATTGGAAAAAGTGATCAAGCGAAGTATATCAACAGTAGTGACTCAGTAATCTATAAAAAAGGTGAGCATCTCTACGGACTTTTTCAAGCACGTAGAGCTATTTCTTCGACCCAAAGTGCCTTTTTAACAGAAGGGTACATGGATGTACTTACGTTGCATCAGTTTGGTTTTGAAAATGCCTGCGGGGTGCTCGGGACAGCTCTTACTCCCGATCAAGTTAAGCGACTTGGCGGTTTTTGTTCTTCCGTTGATCTCATTTTTGATGGCGATGAAGCGGGGCGAAAAGCTGCGTTAAAAAGTTGTGAAATGATCCTGACAAAGGGAATGAAGTGTCGTGTTGTTTTGTTGCCAGACGGAGAAGACATAGACAGTTTTTTACATGAGCGCGGAGTAGAGGCGTTTGAAAGGTTGCTTGCGCAATCTCCGGACGGCTTAGCATATTGCACTGCAACTGTAAGTATGTATGCACCACGTGATGTAATGGATTGGACTACCCGTTTTTTAAGCAATATGGAACAACCTGAACTCTGTTCATTTTATGTGTCCCGTATTGCGTCCGGACTTGGACTGGATGAAATTGAATTACGTCAGCTTGTTGCACCGAAAAAGGCTGTTCAGGCCAGAGCGGACTCTTCTTTTTCGCAAAGAGGAAAACGCGACAAGTCCGGCAATTGGAGAAAAAGACAGGAGAATACGCAAGGCTCTGCC
This sequence is a window from Halodesulfovibrio aestuarii DSM 17919 = ATCC 29578. Protein-coding genes within it:
- the rsmA gene encoding 16S rRNA (adenine(1518)-N(6)/adenine(1519)-N(6))-dimethyltransferase RsmA yields the protein MALDIKQGPRAKKSLGQNFLQDKNTANRIVDALHIEAEDYVIEIGPGPGALTHLIHDRKPAWFTILEKDHHWAHEHKRQPPAGNPALQVVLTDALLFPWENLTPEKPWKVIGNLPYNVASPLMWDILSKASGLRRAVFMIQKEVGDRIVATPSSKQYGALSVWLQSFCKPRREFIVPPGVFIPRPKVDSAVLSFVPTPAEERDFDPEALSWLLKVTFQQRRKQLQKILKGCVASGAEKALENAGVQGSARPETLTTRQFQLLADGLKSCPKK
- a CDS encoding HU family DNA-binding protein, with protein sequence MTKAELVERIAEKANLTKANAERSLNAFLESVQDVLVAEGKLTLTGFGTFVVEERKERLGRNPQSGEPIIIPETKVVKFRPGKLLKEAVK
- the rpsU gene encoding 30S ribosomal protein S21, producing the protein MPGVYLDDGDYNFDIALRRFKKQVEKAGILSEMKKRQHFEKPSVMRKKKKAAARKRLLKKMRKMNQY
- a CDS encoding GatB/YqeY domain-containing protein encodes the protein MSLIQQIDKDYITAYKAKEQVALGVLRHLKTAAKNMQIDLKRELNDEEMLDVVMKQAKQRQDSIEQFRAANREDLVAVEAAELEVLQTYLPSQLSDEELEELVTKTVEETGAAGMKDMGKVMNAIMAEYKGRVDGKKLSASVRAKLA
- a CDS encoding endonuclease MutS2, which codes for MEQRTIHNLEFRKVLGRLADFAVSEAGANACLSISPVSNYNDAQKEAQLFRQGQEWMRTVTVKLSSFPDLAGMFRFIDTPTAVLDLDDLWALRQVLVQARDLRASIRVSTEESPWPLLLAMVDKFPWPEQCASGLSRCVGDDGLIRDNSTPELLLIRQEIRRIHQTCTRKAKDFVNSHGILQYLQDEYITLANDRYVLPLKSNFKGRVQGIIHDYSQTGETCYFEPMFLVDLNNELAELKKQEREEEHRVLEFLTGLVRANYGALHGVYDLMVHVDVLLAKCALASKFNGVALDFSNEGNLHLVDALHPLLALAEGGALPVTLELQKDQFALLISGGNAGGKTVCLKTIGLIAIMAMSGLPVPVKEGSSIPFWKNIFAFIGDEQSLEENVSTFTAQIANLGAIWDAADDSTLVILDEFGAGTDPAQGAALAQAVIDELLDRGAYVCAATHFPALKAYALSNDKVRAASVLFDPSTKKPLYRLAYDQVGASQALDVAREHGMPDYVLRRAEQYLLMDGEDTSALIDRLNTLAVEREREVAKLDTERQRLEERRKKLSTRYERERDKLFGDIQKEAQNVLNELKKQKITHKQALKELAKTRQKLVEADKAGQPTVEALAPQEIKPGQTLKYNPWKKSGVVEEIDDKRGKVKINLSGVAMWVNLQDVSFAEEENKTVQASRTTVKAERKTSFRVDLRGKRADVAISELDSFIDKALLSNIEELEVVHGKGTGALRREIHSYLKNAPAVASFRLAPADLGGDGMTIVELR
- the dnaG gene encoding DNA primase yields the protein MTTSGFSAVKEIKARLNIADVARRYMELRHAGGRWMGLCPFHQEKTPSFSINEDEGFYYCFGCQAAGDVIDFFCKVNGLEFREGLQLLAEETGVQLTEYKADPHAKEERDFKRQCYTMYDIAKNHFQQNLSKHDARECRTYIKGRKLTPEIVERFELGWAPDSWQSLSDALVARGMTQKQAAEAGLLSRNDRGRMYDRFRGRLIFPIKNLSGQVIAFGGRIIGKSDQAKYINSSDSVIYKKGEHLYGLFQARRAISSTQSAFLTEGYMDVLTLHQFGFENACGVLGTALTPDQVKRLGGFCSSVDLIFDGDEAGRKAALKSCEMILTKGMKCRVVLLPDGEDIDSFLHERGVEAFERLLAQSPDGLAYCTATVSMYAPRDVMDWTTRFLSNMEQPELCSFYVSRIASGLGLDEIELRQLVAPKKAVQARADSSFSQRGKRDKSGNWRKRQENTQGSAPRPVLAASLEERVLQFVVRYPHHIPTLEQYGGIELLQSLWAESLWNKISAYGNDAVEYLEGKEKVFWIKHRIVDAVAMQKEQEELNDVCMFLERTRRQQQGQSLVAAMRHITEGGEQDAEMDFLLALKESLGRSNGEY